The proteins below come from a single Necator americanus strain Aroian chromosome V, whole genome shotgun sequence genomic window:
- a CDS encoding hypothetical protein (NECATOR_CHRV.G18400.T1) produces the protein MAYREKLPSMDYTVTGTDSLERIAASHDCTVGELMKLNRMSSRMVFPGQKILVPLLTSDDVFDAESRSASTPRPINQVAGSESAADGIRKGPGGAVPATHQRAGNLTKTRSAPVSGSDEADSDCLQRFLKIKVKQVTESDGTVSGTLLVTPNCLMFDPDVTHPLVKENGQDLYGMVANMDEIVSVSVYKEITALTGDKTDKKKDIFDPNHIRTDAPQSESVVFQGGDVELPEPESESKDVPDDPVQQEAEPLESVDNMKVDEVDANGQHSSKAGSETHLPSIDEESQLLKSPDEDPKSRANSDLTSEEFAAVHVRQRSSSSLTSSSSHEERPRSFSELDTQGGFGSRFSPNVARRSFGKLGRTLSARAKSIQGTVTQGTKQVAHGVVTHTKSAADSLQTGLETSVKVVGEAANAAANQAKAAADAVAAVPGRVVDMGTSLVSDGINGVQEMFNVDVEERSATQLKREQSLATLEGLKQRTQQARDDSVAKNKQSMFSCATSSDEVPDLFFAVDEIVGRAQSTDDAAASPTLPYYMAVRLTRKKRKSRKSSPSHTSSVSSYDEDCAFGNKLKREFWYAVPRSKADNIYHFLLQWSPDKYGQDTTTSTLDESSIASAVNDSSRDDRGFIVLDSTTDDNLADLDPFWTPATINFRTLLHLLDTTNDNE, from the exons ATGGATTACACGGTCACAGGGACCGATTCCCTGGAGAGGATCGCCGCCTCCCACGATTGCACGGTCGGCGAATTGATGAAACTCAATCGGATGAGCTCGCGTATG GTTTTTCCTGGTCAGAAGATTCTCGTGCCATTGTTAACGTCGGACGACGTGTTCGATGCCGAATCCCGATCTGCCTCCACACCACGTCCTATAAATCAAGTAGCAGGGAGTGAAAGCGCTG CAGATGGTATTCGAAAAGGGCCGGGAGGTGCTGTACCTGCTACGCATCAACGAGCGGGTAATCTGACGAAAACAAGAAGCGCTCCGGTTTCTGGTAGCGATGAAGCAGATTCAGACTGTCTGCagcgatttttgaaaatcaag GTCAAACAAGTAACGGAGTCTGATGGAACTGTGTCCGGCACGTTACTTGTTACTCCCAATTGTCTCATGTTTGATCCAGACGTCACTCACCCGCTAGTCAAAGAGAATGGGCAAGATTTATATGGAATGGTTGCAAA cATGGACGAAATCGTCTCAGTCTCAGTGTACAAGGAAATAACTGCACTAACTGGGGATAAGACAGATAAGAAAAAGGATATATTCGATCCGAATCATATCAGGACTGATGCTCCGCAGTCAGAATCG GTAGTTTTTCAAGGAGGCGACGTGGAGCTGCCTGAGCCTGAAAGTGAGTCGAAAGACGTCCCAGATGATCCTGTTCAACAGGAGGCTG AACCGCTTGAGTCGGTTGACAACATGAAAGTAGATGAAGTAGATGCTAATGGACAG CATTCCTCTAAAGCCGGTAGTGAAACCCATTTACCATCTATCGATGAAGAATCTCAACTTCTGAAGTCACCTGACGAAGATCCTAAAAGCAGAGCGAACAGTGATTTGACAAGCGAAG AGTTCGCTGCAGTGCATGTACGTCAACGGTCCTCGTCGTCGTTAacatcttcgtcatctcatgAAGAAAGACCGCGTTCATTTTCTGAACTAGATACACAAGGTGGATTTGGGTCACGATTTTCACCAAACGTTGCGCGAAGGTCGTTCGGCAAACTTGGACGCACCCTTAG TGCTCGTGCGAAGTCGATTCAGGGAACAGTAACTCAAGGCACGAAACAAGTTGCTCATGGCGTTGTTACCCACACAAAAAGCGCTGCAG ATTCGCTGCAAACGGGTCTCGAGACAAGTGTCAAAGTGGTTGGCGAAGCGGCTAATGCGGCAGCGAATCAGGCGAAG GCTGCTGCCGATGCTGTGGCAGCAGTTCCAGGCCGTGTTGTGGATATGGGAACATCGTTAGTATCGGATGGCATTAATGGAGTGCAAGAAATGTTCAACGTGGATGTGGAG GAGCGCAGTGCGACTCAGCTGAAGAGGGAACAATCGCTGGCTACTTTGGAAGGTTTGAAGCAACGAACTCAGCAAGCTCGAGACGATTCTGTTGCGAAAAATAAGCAAAGCAT gTTCTCCTGTGCTACCTCATCTGACGAAGTCCCTGATCTTTTCTTTGCAGTTGATGAAATTGTTGGTCGTGCACAGTCG ACCGATGATGCTGCTGCTTCTCCAACACTTCCCTATTATATGGCAGTTCGACTGAcgagaaagaagaggaaatctAGAA AGTCTTCCCCAAGCCATACTTCTTCCGTGAGCTCATACGACGAGGATTGTGCCTTTGGGAATAAGCTGAAGCGAGAGTTTTG GTACGCAGTACCACGTTCAAAAGCTGACAACATTTATCATTTTCTCTTGCAGTGGTCACCGGATAAGTACGGTCAG GATACAACCACATCTACCCTAGACGAATCGTCTATTGCAAGCGCGGTGAACGACTCATCAAGAGACGATCGTGGATTCATCGTGCTGGATTCGACAACGGATGATAATCTTGCCG
- a CDS encoding hypothetical protein (NECATOR_CHRV.G18400.T2), which translates to MAYREKLPSMDYTVTGTDSLERIAASHDCTVGELMKLNRMSSRMVFPGQKILVPLLTSDDVFDAESRSASTPRPINQVAGSESAADGIRKGPGGAVPATHQRAGNLTKTRSAPVSGSDEADSDCLQRFLKIKVKQVTESDGTVSGTLLVTPNCLMFDPDVTHPLVKENGQDLYGMVANMDEIVSVSVYKEITALTGDKTDKKKDIFDPNHIRTDAPQSESVVFQGGDVELPEPESESKDVPDDPVQQEAEPLESVDNMKVDEVDANGQHSSKAGSETHLPSIDEESQLLKSPDEDPKSRANSDLTSEEFAAVHVRQRSSSSLTSSSSHEERPRSFSELDTQGGFGSRFSPNVARRSFGKLGRTLSARAKSIQGTVTQGTKQVAHGVVTHTKSAADSLQTGLETSVKVVGEAANAAANQAKAAADAVAAVPGRVVDMGTSLVSDGINGVQEMFNVDVEERSATQLKREQSLATLEGLKQRTQQARDDSVAKNKQSMFSCATSSDEVPDLFFAVDEIVGRAQSTDDAAASPTLPYYMAVRLTRKKRKSRKSSPSHTSSVSSYDEDCAFGNKLKREFWYAVPRSKADNIYHFLLQWSPDKYGQDTTTSTLDESSIASAVNDSSRDDRGFIVLDSTTDDNLAGQPIALGLSILCSSMIDLLLYK; encoded by the exons ATGGATTACACGGTCACAGGGACCGATTCCCTGGAGAGGATCGCCGCCTCCCACGATTGCACGGTCGGCGAATTGATGAAACTCAATCGGATGAGCTCGCGTATG GTTTTTCCTGGTCAGAAGATTCTCGTGCCATTGTTAACGTCGGACGACGTGTTCGATGCCGAATCCCGATCTGCCTCCACACCACGTCCTATAAATCAAGTAGCAGGGAGTGAAAGCGCTG CAGATGGTATTCGAAAAGGGCCGGGAGGTGCTGTACCTGCTACGCATCAACGAGCGGGTAATCTGACGAAAACAAGAAGCGCTCCGGTTTCTGGTAGCGATGAAGCAGATTCAGACTGTCTGCagcgatttttgaaaatcaag GTCAAACAAGTAACGGAGTCTGATGGAACTGTGTCCGGCACGTTACTTGTTACTCCCAATTGTCTCATGTTTGATCCAGACGTCACTCACCCGCTAGTCAAAGAGAATGGGCAAGATTTATATGGAATGGTTGCAAA cATGGACGAAATCGTCTCAGTCTCAGTGTACAAGGAAATAACTGCACTAACTGGGGATAAGACAGATAAGAAAAAGGATATATTCGATCCGAATCATATCAGGACTGATGCTCCGCAGTCAGAATCG GTAGTTTTTCAAGGAGGCGACGTGGAGCTGCCTGAGCCTGAAAGTGAGTCGAAAGACGTCCCAGATGATCCTGTTCAACAGGAGGCTG AACCGCTTGAGTCGGTTGACAACATGAAAGTAGATGAAGTAGATGCTAATGGACAG CATTCCTCTAAAGCCGGTAGTGAAACCCATTTACCATCTATCGATGAAGAATCTCAACTTCTGAAGTCACCTGACGAAGATCCTAAAAGCAGAGCGAACAGTGATTTGACAAGCGAAG AGTTCGCTGCAGTGCATGTACGTCAACGGTCCTCGTCGTCGTTAacatcttcgtcatctcatgAAGAAAGACCGCGTTCATTTTCTGAACTAGATACACAAGGTGGATTTGGGTCACGATTTTCACCAAACGTTGCGCGAAGGTCGTTCGGCAAACTTGGACGCACCCTTAG TGCTCGTGCGAAGTCGATTCAGGGAACAGTAACTCAAGGCACGAAACAAGTTGCTCATGGCGTTGTTACCCACACAAAAAGCGCTGCAG ATTCGCTGCAAACGGGTCTCGAGACAAGTGTCAAAGTGGTTGGCGAAGCGGCTAATGCGGCAGCGAATCAGGCGAAG GCTGCTGCCGATGCTGTGGCAGCAGTTCCAGGCCGTGTTGTGGATATGGGAACATCGTTAGTATCGGATGGCATTAATGGAGTGCAAGAAATGTTCAACGTGGATGTGGAG GAGCGCAGTGCGACTCAGCTGAAGAGGGAACAATCGCTGGCTACTTTGGAAGGTTTGAAGCAACGAACTCAGCAAGCTCGAGACGATTCTGTTGCGAAAAATAAGCAAAGCAT gTTCTCCTGTGCTACCTCATCTGACGAAGTCCCTGATCTTTTCTTTGCAGTTGATGAAATTGTTGGTCGTGCACAGTCG ACCGATGATGCTGCTGCTTCTCCAACACTTCCCTATTATATGGCAGTTCGACTGAcgagaaagaagaggaaatctAGAA AGTCTTCCCCAAGCCATACTTCTTCCGTGAGCTCATACGACGAGGATTGTGCCTTTGGGAATAAGCTGAAGCGAGAGTTTTG GTACGCAGTACCACGTTCAAAAGCTGACAACATTTATCATTTTCTCTTGCAGTGGTCACCGGATAAGTACGGTCAG GATACAACCACATCTACCCTAGACGAATCGTCTATTGCAAGCGCGGTGAACGACTCATCAAGAGACGATCGTGGATTCATCGTGCTGGATTCGACAACGGATGATAATCTTGCCG GTCAACCCATAGCTTTGGGTCTTTCTATTCTCTGTTCTTCTATGATTGATTTACTGCTGTACAAATAG